One window from the genome of Candidatus Zixiibacteriota bacterium encodes:
- a CDS encoding methylmalonyl-CoA mutase, with the protein MSDDTKLTTSGIPIPVTATAADAPAAPGPRHAGEYPFTRGVYPTMYRGRLWTMRQYAGFGTAAETNRRFKYLLQRGQTGLSVAFDLATQIGYDSDHPMAAGEVGRTGVAIDSLADMEKLFDGIPLDKVSTSMTINAPAVILLAMYIAVGRKQGVPAAQLSGTVQNDVLKEFIARGTYILPPKPSMKIITDIFAYAAKHLPKYNTISISGYHIREAGSTAAQEVAFTLANAVAYVEAALAAGLSIDDFAPRLSFFFAAHNDLFEEVAKFRAARQIWAELVRDRFRSRDEKSMLLRFHTQTGGSTLTAQQPENNIVRTAIQALAGVLGGTQSLHTNSYDEALGLPTEKSVEIALRTQQIIAHESGAAATVDPLGGSYYIEYLTAAMDKRIRALLAEIESRGGAVACIENGYFRDEIAAAAYDFQRRVETRRQIVVGVNEFTSHSPGIPAVLRVDPELERNQVRELAKLKATRDRKAVAESLAAVRDAARQNKNVVEPIIDAVAHYATVGEISDIFREVWGEYHENL; encoded by the coding sequence ATGTCTGACGATACGAAACTGACCACCTCGGGGATTCCCATTCCGGTCACGGCGACGGCCGCCGACGCGCCCGCTGCCCCCGGTCCCCGGCACGCCGGCGAGTACCCGTTCACCCGCGGCGTCTACCCGACCATGTACCGCGGCCGCCTCTGGACCATGCGCCAGTACGCCGGCTTCGGCACCGCCGCCGAAACCAACCGCCGTTTCAAGTACCTCCTCCAGCGCGGGCAGACCGGCCTCTCGGTCGCCTTCGACCTCGCCACCCAGATCGGCTACGATTCCGACCACCCCATGGCCGCCGGCGAGGTGGGCCGCACGGGAGTCGCCATTGACTCGCTCGCCGACATGGAGAAGCTCTTCGACGGCATCCCGCTGGACAAGGTCTCCACCTCCATGACCATCAACGCCCCGGCCGTCATCCTGCTCGCCATGTACATCGCCGTCGGCCGCAAGCAGGGCGTGCCCGCGGCGCAGCTCTCCGGCACTGTTCAGAACGACGTGCTCAAGGAATTCATCGCCCGCGGCACCTACATCCTGCCGCCGAAACCCTCGATGAAGATCATCACCGACATCTTCGCCTACGCGGCGAAGCACCTGCCGAAGTACAACACGATCTCGATTTCCGGGTACCACATCCGGGAGGCGGGCTCGACCGCGGCGCAGGAGGTTGCCTTCACCCTGGCCAACGCCGTCGCCTATGTCGAGGCGGCGCTCGCCGCCGGCTTGTCGATCGACGACTTCGCGCCGCGCCTGTCGTTTTTCTTCGCCGCCCACAACGACCTCTTCGAGGAGGTGGCGAAATTCCGCGCCGCCCGGCAGATCTGGGCCGAGCTCGTCCGCGACCGCTTCCGTTCCCGGGATGAAAAGTCGATGCTCCTGCGGTTCCACACGCAGACCGGCGGTTCCACCCTCACCGCCCAACAGCCCGAGAACAACATCGTGCGCACAGCCATCCAGGCCCTCGCCGGCGTTCTCGGCGGCACCCAGTCGCTGCACACGAACTCGTACGATGAGGCTCTCGGCCTGCCGACCGAGAAGTCGGTGGAGATCGCCCTGCGCACCCAGCAGATCATCGCCCACGAATCCGGGGCCGCCGCCACCGTCGACCCGCTCGGCGGCTCTTACTACATCGAGTACCTGACGGCCGCGATGGACAAACGCATCCGGGCGCTCCTGGCCGAGATCGAGTCGCGCGGCGGCGCAGTCGCCTGCATTGAGAACGGGTATTTCCGCGACGAAATCGCCGCCGCCGCCTACGACTTCCAGCGCCGCGTCGAGACCCGCCGCCAGATCGTCGTCGGCGTCAACGAGTTCACCTCGCACAGCCCCGGTATCCCGGCCGTCCTCAGGGTCGATCCCGAACTGGAACGCAACCAGGTCCGGGAACTGGCCAAACTCAAAGCGACCCGCGACCGCAAAGCCGTCGCCGAATCGCTGGCCGCCGTGCGCGACGCCGCCCGGCAGAACAAGAACGTGGTCGAACCGATCATCGACGCCGTCGCCCACTACGCCACTGTCGGCGAAATCTCCGACATCTTCCGCGAGGTATGGGGTGAGTACCATGAAAACCTTTAA
- the accC gene encoding acetyl-CoA carboxylase biotin carboxylase subunit: MTRKIRKILVANRGEIAVRVIRACHDLGIGSVAVYSDCDHAALHVRMADEAYHIGPSPAAESYLVHENIIAAARRAGADAIHPGYGFLAENADFARKVVAAGLVFIGPAPETIALLGDKLAAREVAQRAGLPVTPGARLDGAGGEEALAAARQIGFPILVKAAAGGGGKGMRIVAAPGEFAEALESASREAKSAFGDGRVYIEKYLARPRHVEIQILCDRHGNAVHLFERECSIQRRHQKVIEESPSPMMTPELRARMGDAAVRLARESGYVGAGTVEFLVDRDRSFYFLEVNTRLQVEHPVTEMVTGIDLVAEQIAVAEGERLRWRQEDIRLHGHALECRIYAEDPEEGFLPSTGTLRNYRAPSGPGVRVDSGVVVYSEIPVYYDPIIAKLIVWGRDRDEAIRRAGRALVEYRIGGVQSTIEFHRAVLRNPKFLAGDLSTRFLEEEFPENNYLVLDDKLREQIAIAAALETAARERTIIVQNNARGGAAPSNWVLVHRRSVLKPFSGSR, translated from the coding sequence ATGACCCGCAAGATCCGCAAAATCCTCGTCGCCAACCGCGGCGAAATCGCCGTCCGCGTCATCCGCGCCTGCCACGACCTCGGCATCGGATCGGTCGCCGTCTACTCCGACTGCGACCACGCCGCCCTCCACGTACGCATGGCCGACGAGGCCTACCACATCGGTCCCTCCCCGGCCGCCGAGAGCTACCTGGTCCATGAGAACATCATCGCCGCCGCCCGCCGCGCCGGGGCCGACGCCATCCACCCCGGCTACGGCTTTTTGGCCGAGAACGCCGACTTCGCCCGCAAGGTGGTCGCGGCCGGCCTCGTCTTCATCGGTCCGGCCCCCGAGACCATCGCCCTGCTCGGCGACAAACTCGCGGCCCGCGAGGTGGCGCAGAGAGCCGGTCTGCCGGTCACGCCCGGCGCCCGACTCGACGGCGCCGGCGGGGAAGAGGCGCTCGCCGCCGCGCGCCAAATCGGTTTTCCGATCCTCGTCAAGGCCGCCGCCGGCGGCGGGGGCAAAGGCATGCGCATCGTCGCCGCCCCCGGCGAGTTCGCCGAGGCTCTCGAAAGCGCCTCCCGCGAGGCGAAATCGGCCTTCGGCGACGGCCGCGTGTACATCGAAAAATACCTTGCCCGGCCGCGCCACGTCGAAATCCAGATCCTCTGCGACCGGCACGGCAACGCCGTCCATCTTTTCGAGCGCGAATGCTCCATCCAGCGCCGCCACCAGAAAGTGATCGAGGAGTCCCCCTCGCCGATGATGACCCCCGAGCTGCGGGCGCGCATGGGCGACGCCGCGGTCCGCCTCGCCCGGGAGAGCGGCTATGTCGGCGCCGGCACCGTCGAATTCCTCGTCGACCGGGACCGCTCCTTCTACTTCCTCGAGGTCAACACCCGTCTCCAGGTCGAGCACCCGGTGACCGAGATGGTGACCGGCATCGATCTCGTCGCCGAACAGATCGCGGTTGCGGAAGGGGAGCGGTTGCGCTGGCGGCAGGAGGACATCCGCCTGCACGGCCACGCCCTCGAGTGCCGCATCTACGCCGAGGACCCCGAGGAGGGCTTCCTCCCCTCGACCGGCACCCTCCGCAACTACCGCGCTCCCTCCGGCCCCGGCGTGCGGGTTGACTCCGGCGTGGTCGTCTACTCGGAAATCCCGGTCTACTACGACCCGATCATCGCCAAGCTGATCGTCTGGGGGCGCGACCGCGACGAAGCCATCCGGCGCGCCGGCCGGGCTCTCGTGGAATACCGCATCGGCGGCGTCCAGAGCACGATCGAGTTCCACCGCGCCGTCCTGCGCAACCCGAAATTTCTCGCCGGCGACCTCTCCACGCGCTTCCTCGAGGAGGAATTTCCGGAGAACAACTACCTCGTCCTCGATGACAAGCTCCGCGAGCAGATCGCGATCGCGGCCGCTCTCGAGACAGCCGCCCGCGAGCGCACGATTATTGTCCAGAACAACGCGCGCGGCGGCGCGGCCCCCTCCAACTGGGTGCTCGTCCACCGCCGCTCCGTCCTCAAACCGTTCAGCGGGAGCCGCTGA
- a CDS encoding acyl-CoA carboxylase subunit beta encodes MSIEDRLQRLEAARREARLGGGQERIDAQHAKGKLTARERIELLCDPNSFEEFDMFVTHRSSDFGLDKQRILGDGVITGCGKVHGRLVYIFSQDFTVFGGSLSEAHAEKICKVMDMAMKVGAPVIGLNDSGGARIQEGVVSLGGYADIFLRNTLASGVVPQISAILGPCAGGAVYSPAITDFTLMTKGTSYMFVTGPNVVKTVTHEEVTSEDLGGAAVHASRSGVAHFACDNEADTIAKIKRLLEYIPQNNCEDPPVAECADPPGREDDLLNTLVPDNPNQPYDMKEVIARIVDQGSFFEVHEDFAPNIIVGFAHLGGRSIGIVANQPAVLAGVLDINSSRKGARFIRFCDCFNIPILTFEDVPGFLPGTDQEHNGIIVNGAKLLYAYCEATVPKVTVITRKAYGGAYDVMNSKHVRGDMNYAWPTAEIAVMGPKGAVEIIFRKQIADASSPELETQRQTEMYREKFANPYIAASRGYIDDVIEPKTTRPRLIRAFEMLATKKDSNPPKKHGNIPL; translated from the coding sequence ATGTCCATTGAAGACAGACTCCAGCGCCTGGAGGCGGCGCGCCGCGAGGCCCGCCTCGGCGGCGGCCAGGAGCGCATCGACGCCCAGCACGCCAAGGGCAAACTGACCGCCCGCGAGCGGATCGAACTCCTCTGCGACCCGAACTCGTTCGAGGAATTCGACATGTTCGTCACCCACCGCTCGAGCGATTTCGGCCTCGACAAACAGCGCATCCTCGGCGACGGCGTCATCACGGGCTGCGGCAAGGTCCACGGCCGCCTCGTCTACATCTTCAGCCAGGATTTCACCGTCTTCGGAGGCTCCCTCTCCGAGGCCCACGCCGAGAAGATCTGCAAGGTCATGGACATGGCCATGAAAGTCGGCGCCCCGGTCATCGGCCTCAACGACTCGGGCGGCGCCCGCATCCAGGAGGGCGTCGTCTCGCTCGGCGGCTACGCCGACATCTTCCTGCGCAACACCCTCGCCTCGGGCGTCGTGCCGCAGATCTCGGCCATCCTCGGTCCCTGCGCCGGGGGCGCCGTCTACAGCCCCGCCATCACCGACTTCACCCTCATGACCAAAGGCACCTCCTACATGTTCGTTACCGGCCCCAACGTGGTCAAGACGGTCACCCACGAGGAGGTCACCTCCGAGGACCTCGGCGGCGCGGCGGTCCATGCGAGCCGGTCCGGGGTCGCCCACTTCGCCTGCGACAACGAGGCCGACACGATCGCGAAGATCAAGCGGCTGCTCGAGTACATCCCCCAGAACAACTGCGAGGACCCGCCCGTCGCCGAGTGTGCCGACCCGCCGGGGCGCGAGGACGATCTCCTCAACACTCTCGTTCCCGACAACCCCAACCAGCCCTACGACATGAAAGAGGTCATCGCCCGCATTGTCGACCAGGGTTCGTTTTTCGAGGTCCACGAGGACTTCGCCCCGAACATCATCGTCGGTTTCGCCCACCTCGGCGGGCGCTCGATCGGCATTGTCGCCAACCAGCCGGCCGTGCTCGCCGGCGTGCTCGACATCAACTCCTCGCGCAAAGGCGCGCGCTTCATCCGCTTCTGCGACTGCTTCAACATCCCCATCCTCACTTTCGAAGACGTCCCCGGTTTCCTGCCCGGCACCGACCAGGAACACAACGGCATCATCGTCAACGGCGCCAAACTCCTCTATGCCTACTGCGAGGCCACCGTGCCCAAAGTCACCGTCATCACCCGCAAAGCCTACGGTGGCGCCTACGACGTCATGAATTCCAAACACGTCCGCGGCGACATGAACTACGCCTGGCCGACGGCCGAGATCGCCGTCATGGGCCCCAAGGGCGCCGTCGAGATCATCTTCCGCAAGCAGATCGCCGACGCCTCCAGCCCCGAGCTCGAGACCCAGCGCCAGACCGAGATGTACCGCGAGAAATTCGCCAATCCCTACATTGCCGCCTCGCGCGGCTACATCGACGATGTGATCGAGCCGAAGACGACCCGCCCGCGCCTCATCCGGGCGTTCGAGATGCTGGCGACGAAGAAAGACAGCAACCCGCCGAAGAAGCACGGGAATATACCGCTGTAG
- a CDS encoding toll/interleukin-1 receptor domain-containing protein encodes MPTVFLCHSSKDKPFVRGLAAELTKQAIDVWIDEKEINVGDYLAERVSKGISDSKFMVVVLSRNSVDSRWVQVEMNKGMSKEIEDRRTVVLPIVIDDCQIPPVLQGKVYADFRSPSDFEEPFRLLLRAIGISELPEAISNPQASEATTGLASQVQVVKHPEDVLHYFPDITVLGVDRGNVKRIDDVGGGLALYDVPFILSVTPPAGWKSIFDEERAHPRHTMWRKARVEEDRIVVRCALYEVRQYHFDDIRQDVAASNQKYRDSLVKQEREYRDRVRQESDEQERIDDALEGLD; translated from the coding sequence ATGCCGACGGTGTTTCTTTGCCACAGCTCCAAAGACAAGCCCTTCGTAAGAGGATTAGCAGCCGAGCTGACCAAGCAAGCGATAGATGTTTGGATCGATGAAAAAGAAATCAACGTAGGCGATTACTTGGCTGAGAGAGTCTCGAAGGGCATCTCTGATTCCAAGTTCATGGTGGTCGTGCTATCAAGAAACTCTGTCGACTCCAGATGGGTTCAGGTCGAGATGAACAAGGGCATGAGCAAGGAAATTGAGGATCGGCGCACCGTAGTGTTGCCAATCGTCATTGATGATTGTCAAATCCCCCCTGTACTCCAAGGGAAGGTGTATGCCGACTTTCGAAGCCCGTCAGACTTCGAGGAGCCGTTTAGGCTCCTGTTAAGAGCTATCGGAATCAGTGAACTGCCCGAAGCTATATCGAACCCGCAGGCGTCTGAGGCAACGACCGGGTTAGCTAGCCAGGTTCAAGTAGTGAAGCACCCAGAAGATGTTCTTCATTACTTCCCCGATATCACGGTCTTGGGCGTGGATAGAGGTAACGTTAAGCGGATTGATGACGTCGGTGGTGGGCTTGCGCTTTATGATGTGCCCTTCATACTGTCCGTCACTCCTCCCGCTGGCTGGAAATCCATCTTCGACGAGGAGCGGGCCCATCCTCGGCATACGATGTGGCGCAAGGCGCGTGTTGAGGAAGACCGCATAGTTGTCCGATGTGCTTTGTATGAGGTGAGGCAATACCATTTCGACGATATCAGGCAAGACGTTGCGGCTTCCAATCAGAAATACCGGGACTCGCTCGTGAAGCAAGAGCGCGAGTATCGAGACAGAGTCAGGCAAGAGAGCGACGAGCAAGAGCGCATTGACGATGCGTTGGAAGGGCTTGATTGA
- a CDS encoding MBL fold metallo-hydrolase, translating to MRLGDCDITPFVERRFRLDGGSMFGVVPKAIWQTLLPADGENRIAMVTNLFVLRGRGAVTLFDAGFGDTLTPREEKIYGVESASGLEEGLAGLGLAPADVTRVVLSHLHTDHAAGAVRRADGRFVPRFPGAVYVAHRREWEAAMHPNERTAAVYSPERLQALADAGQVQFIEGDTVLSEGLRAVPTGGHTEGHFGLEIEGGGRKVWYYADLFPTAAHLKPAYVPAADLYPLETMAVKLRLLPRIVAEGVILAVDHDTAMPLATLAMEGTRTVARSVEQYRQRHR from the coding sequence ATGCGCCTGGGCGATTGCGACATCACTCCCTTCGTCGAACGGCGGTTTCGCCTCGACGGAGGGAGTATGTTCGGGGTCGTCCCCAAGGCGATCTGGCAGACCCTCCTGCCGGCGGATGGCGAGAATCGGATTGCGATGGTGACCAACCTGTTTGTGCTGCGCGGCCGCGGGGCTGTGACGCTCTTCGACGCCGGTTTCGGCGACACCCTCACCCCGCGCGAGGAGAAGATCTACGGCGTCGAGTCGGCCTCGGGCCTTGAGGAGGGCCTGGCCGGCCTCGGGCTGGCCCCCGCCGACGTCACCCGCGTCGTCCTGAGCCACCTCCACACCGACCATGCCGCCGGCGCCGTCCGGCGCGCCGACGGCCGCTTCGTCCCGCGCTTTCCCGGGGCCGTGTACGTCGCCCACCGACGCGAATGGGAGGCCGCCATGCACCCCAACGAGCGCACCGCCGCCGTCTACAGCCCCGAACGCCTGCAGGCGCTCGCCGACGCCGGACAGGTGCAGTTCATCGAGGGGGACACGGTCCTGAGCGAGGGCCTGCGCGCCGTCCCCACCGGCGGCCACACCGAGGGACACTTCGGCCTGGAGATCGAGGGCGGCGGGCGGAAAGTCTGGTACTACGCCGACCTGTTTCCCACGGCCGCGCACCTGAAACCCGCCTACGTCCCGGCCGCCGACCTCTACCCGCTGGAGACCATGGCGGTCAAGCTCAGGCTGCTGCCGCGCATCGTCGCCGAGGGCGTCATTCTCGCTGTCGACCACGACACGGCCATGCCGCTGGCCACGCTGGCCATGGAGGGGACTCGGACAGTGGCGAGGTCTGTTGAACAGTATCGCCAACGTCATCGATAA
- a CDS encoding acyl-CoA dehydrogenase family protein — MNRNIDPRQQAVRDQVKQFAEKEIYPITRELDQMPEPRRFPTELYRKIGAAGFIGYAMPKELGGSGKSHLEYITLVEELCYHDPAVGLLCAVGELATHPIIHFASDQQKKKYVPDCARAARIPAFVLTEPNAGSDAANQQTEAVEGDGGFILNGEKIFIMHGDAADLAVVFCKVKDKPKLSAFIIDDLKQPGWQARTLRQKMGMRAATTGGIHLKNVFVPKENLLGEFGKGFRYAMTTLDSARVGVAAQGVGIAQRMLDEAVAYAKKREAFGAPIAKLQAIQWMIADMATRLAAARHLTYHAAKLQDAGESFGLEASMAKLYCSETARFCVDRAMQIHGGYGYIGEFSHIEKFYRDQRVLEIYEGTSEVQRLVIAGNVIGR; from the coding sequence ATGAACAGGAATATCGACCCGCGGCAACAGGCTGTCCGCGACCAGGTCAAGCAGTTCGCCGAGAAGGAGATCTACCCGATCACGCGCGAACTCGACCAGATGCCCGAACCGCGCCGCTTCCCCACCGAGCTCTACCGCAAGATCGGCGCCGCCGGCTTCATCGGCTACGCCATGCCCAAAGAACTCGGCGGTTCCGGCAAGTCGCACCTCGAGTACATCACCCTGGTGGAGGAGCTCTGCTACCACGACCCGGCCGTAGGCCTCCTCTGCGCCGTCGGCGAACTCGCCACCCACCCGATCATCCACTTCGCCTCCGACCAGCAGAAGAAGAAGTATGTGCCCGACTGCGCCCGCGCCGCGCGCATCCCCGCGTTCGTGCTCACCGAGCCGAACGCCGGTTCCGACGCCGCCAACCAGCAGACCGAGGCGGTCGAGGGGGACGGCGGCTTCATTCTCAACGGCGAGAAGATCTTCATCATGCACGGCGACGCGGCCGACCTGGCCGTGGTTTTCTGCAAGGTCAAGGACAAGCCCAAACTCTCCGCCTTCATCATCGACGATCTCAAGCAGCCCGGCTGGCAGGCCCGCACCCTCCGGCAGAAAATGGGGATGCGCGCGGCGACCACCGGCGGCATCCACCTCAAGAACGTCTTTGTCCCCAAAGAGAACCTGCTCGGCGAGTTCGGCAAGGGTTTCCGCTACGCCATGACCACCCTCGACTCGGCCCGTGTCGGCGTGGCCGCCCAGGGCGTCGGCATCGCCCAGCGGATGCTCGATGAGGCCGTGGCCTACGCGAAGAAGCGCGAGGCCTTCGGCGCGCCGATCGCCAAGCTGCAGGCGATCCAGTGGATGATTGCCGACATGGCCACCCGCCTGGCGGCGGCCCGCCACCTGACCTACCACGCCGCTAAACTGCAGGACGCCGGCGAATCGTTCGGGCTGGAGGCCTCCATGGCCAAGCTCTACTGCTCCGAGACCGCCCGCTTCTGTGTCGACCGGGCCATGCAGATCCACGGCGGCTATGGCTACATCGGCGAGTTCTCCCACATCGAGAAATTCTACCGCGACCAGCGCGTGCTCGAAATCTACGAGGGAACCTCCGAGGTCCAGCGCCTGGTCATCGCGGGCAATGTGATCGGACGGTAA
- a CDS encoding cobalamin B12-binding domain-containing protein: MPDKIRVLLAKPGLDGHDRGIKVIAAALRDAGMEVIYTGLRQTPPMIVDAAIQEDVDAIGVSILSGAHMTLFPAILEEMKKKGAGDIILFGGGIIPEDDKAALENMGVGKIFTPGAPTEAAIEYLREAVAKKQKGEQIM, encoded by the coding sequence ATGCCAGACAAAATCCGCGTCCTGCTTGCGAAACCCGGCCTCGACGGCCATGACCGCGGCATCAAAGTCATCGCCGCGGCCCTCCGCGACGCCGGCATGGAGGTTATCTACACCGGCCTCCGCCAGACCCCGCCCATGATCGTCGACGCCGCCATTCAGGAAGATGTCGACGCGATCGGCGTCTCCATCCTCTCCGGCGCCCACATGACCCTCTTTCCCGCGATTCTCGAGGAAATGAAGAAGAAGGGGGCCGGGGATATCATCCTCTTCGGCGGCGGCATCATCCCGGAGGACGACAAAGCCGCGCTCGAGAATATGGGCGTCGGCAAGATCTTCACCCCCGGTGCTCCGACCGAGGCCGCCATCGAGTACCTCCGCGAGGCGGTCGCGAAGAAACAGAAAGGCGAGCAGATCATGTAG
- a CDS encoding methylmalonyl-CoA mutase family protein, protein MFLKKFLDQLKAHRQTWDQTAEKYRAQKSMPRFFTVSGVDINDLYTPDSIAGADREDYFWRNLGFPGEYPYTRGVHHTLYRTKLWTMRQFAGMGTPRQTNERFHYILANGGTGLSTAFDLPTLMGYDSDHPRSLGEVGKCGVAVDTLADMEIIFDRIDLGRVSTSMTINSPASMILAMYLAVAEKQGVPFAAVTGTLQNDILKEYIAQKEFIFPPRPSLRLITDMIAYCTRHVSKFNTISISGYHIREAGSTAVQELAFTLADGFQYVDSCLEAGMGVDEFAPRLSFFFNAHSDFFEEIAKYRAARRIWARHLRERYRAQDERSWKLRFHTQTAGVSLTAQQPENNIARVAIQGLSAVLGGTQSLHTNSMDETLALPSEKAARIALRTQQIIAYETGVANTIDPLAGSYFVEALTDQMEAGAEAYFREIAERGGVLKCIEDGFFQQEIARAAYAHQQELERDERVIVGVNRFQLENEEIDIPVLRIDPQIERDQVAFLKKVKAERDRARVEASLETLRRVARGQGNTFEALLECARAYASVGEMCDVLRQEWGEWVESQAAMMPS, encoded by the coding sequence ATGTTCCTGAAGAAATTTCTCGACCAGCTCAAGGCCCACCGTCAGACCTGGGACCAGACGGCCGAGAAGTACCGCGCCCAGAAATCCATGCCCCGTTTCTTCACCGTCTCCGGCGTCGACATCAACGACCTCTACACCCCCGATTCCATCGCAGGCGCCGACCGCGAGGATTACTTCTGGCGCAACCTCGGCTTCCCCGGCGAGTATCCCTACACCCGCGGCGTGCACCACACCCTGTACCGGACCAAGCTCTGGACCATGCGCCAGTTCGCCGGCATGGGCACCCCCAGGCAGACCAACGAGCGTTTCCACTACATCCTCGCCAACGGCGGCACCGGCCTCTCGACCGCCTTTGACCTGCCCACCCTGATGGGGTATGATTCCGACCACCCCCGTTCGCTCGGCGAGGTGGGGAAGTGCGGGGTGGCCGTCGACACGCTGGCCGATATGGAGATCATCTTCGACCGCATCGACCTCGGCCGGGTCTCGACCTCCATGACCATCAACTCGCCGGCGTCGATGATCCTCGCGATGTACCTCGCGGTGGCCGAGAAGCAGGGCGTTCCGTTCGCCGCGGTCACCGGCACGCTCCAGAACGACATCCTCAAGGAGTATATCGCGCAGAAGGAATTCATCTTCCCGCCGCGCCCGTCGCTCCGCCTCATAACCGACATGATCGCCTACTGCACGCGGCACGTTTCGAAATTCAACACCATTTCGATCTCCGGTTACCACATTCGCGAGGCCGGCTCGACCGCCGTGCAGGAGCTGGCGTTCACTCTCGCCGACGGTTTCCAGTACGTCGATTCGTGCCTCGAGGCGGGGATGGGCGTCGATGAGTTTGCGCCGCGGCTGTCGTTCTTCTTCAACGCCCACAGCGACTTCTTCGAGGAGATCGCCAAATACCGCGCCGCCCGCCGCATCTGGGCGCGCCACCTGCGCGAGCGCTACCGGGCGCAGGATGAACGCTCGTGGAAACTCCGCTTCCACACCCAGACCGCGGGCGTCTCGCTGACCGCCCAGCAGCCCGAGAACAACATCGCCCGCGTCGCCATCCAGGGACTCTCGGCCGTCCTCGGCGGCACGCAGTCGCTCCATACGAATTCGATGGATGAGACGCTCGCGCTGCCCTCGGAGAAGGCCGCCCGGATCGCCCTGCGCACCCAGCAGATCATCGCCTACGAAACCGGCGTCGCCAACACCATCGACCCGCTCGCCGGCTCGTACTTCGTCGAGGCCCTCACCGACCAGATGGAGGCCGGGGCCGAGGCCTACTTCAGAGAAATCGCCGAGCGCGGCGGTGTTCTCAAATGCATCGAGGACGGCTTCTTCCAGCAGGAAATCGCCCGCGCCGCCTATGCCCACCAGCAGGAACTCGAACGCGACGAGCGCGTCATCGTCGGCGTCAACCGCTTCCAGCTCGAGAACGAGGAAATCGACATCCCCGTCCTCCGCATCGACCCGCAGATCGAGCGCGACCAGGTCGCCTTTCTGAAAAAAGTGAAAGCCGAGCGCGACCGCGCCCGGGTCGAAGCGAGCCTCGAGACTCTGCGCCGGGTCGCCCGCGGCCAGGGCAACACTTTCGAGGCCCTCCTGGAGTGCGCCCGGGCCTACGCGAGCGTGGGGGAGATGTGCGACGTCCTCCGGCAGGAGTGGGGGGAGTGGGTCGAGTCCCAGGCGGCCATGATGCCGAGCTGA
- a CDS encoding glycosyltransferase family 4 protein, whose product MDAFTPYPSRPLTMFYKARAFHPNMRRWRARWRRSLPFRKCLSARAVRKILRNYRGAFNASLQIGAYYNLAAALDCPRGLLADGNCALSQRTYATYQTSDAIFRKQREFERAVYRSMDRVFCFSRFLAQSMIDDFGCAPERVKVVGAGINIDETLIRNPERNYGAKTILFSAFDWVHKGGPVLLEAFEKVKREAPEARLILLGPTLTGLPQGVICHGPLSKDQPQQLQTLGEAFRSASIFVHPTLADAFPNVIREAMAAGLPCVASDIGSIPEMVTEGQTGYLVPKGNAAQLADRVLRLLANPGLAQAMGEAGYARYRERFTWARVCATIVDELGQVPAERSTGAWPADQTMETALRDSAE is encoded by the coding sequence GTGGATGCATTCACCCCGTATCCCTCGCGCCCGCTCACGATGTTCTACAAGGCGCGGGCGTTCCACCCGAACATGCGGCGGTGGCGGGCCCGGTGGCGAAGGAGCCTGCCCTTTCGCAAGTGCCTGTCGGCGCGGGCGGTCAGAAAGATCCTCCGAAATTACCGCGGCGCGTTCAACGCGAGCCTCCAGATCGGGGCGTACTACAATCTCGCCGCCGCGCTCGATTGCCCCCGGGGGCTGCTGGCCGACGGCAACTGCGCTCTGTCGCAACGCACGTACGCCACGTATCAGACATCCGACGCCATATTTCGCAAACAGAGGGAATTCGAGCGCGCCGTCTACCGCTCGATGGACCGGGTGTTCTGTTTCAGCCGGTTTCTCGCGCAGTCGATGATCGATGACTTCGGCTGCGCGCCCGAGCGCGTGAAGGTGGTCGGCGCGGGGATAAACATCGACGAGACGCTGATCCGCAACCCCGAACGAAATTACGGCGCCAAGACCATCCTCTTCTCCGCTTTCGACTGGGTTCACAAGGGTGGACCGGTGCTGCTGGAGGCGTTCGAGAAGGTGAAGCGGGAGGCGCCGGAGGCCCGGCTCATCCTGCTGGGGCCGACTCTCACGGGGCTGCCGCAAGGGGTGATCTGCCACGGACCGCTGTCCAAGGATCAGCCGCAGCAATTGCAGACACTCGGCGAGGCGTTCCGATCCGCCTCGATCTTCGTGCACCCCACGCTGGCCGATGCATTCCCCAATGTGATTCGGGAGGCGATGGCCGCCGGGTTGCCGTGTGTCGCGAGCGACATCGGCTCCATCCCGGAGATGGTCACCGAGGGACAGACCGGCTATCTGGTGCCGAAAGGGAACGCCGCGCAGCTCGCGGACCGTGTGCTCCGGCTGCTGGCGAATCCGGGTTTGGCGCAAGCGATGGGCGAGGCAGGTTACGCGAGGTACCGGGAGCGGTTCACCTGGGCACGCGTCTGCGCCACCATTGTCGACGAGTTGGGGCAGGTGCCGGCCGAGCGAAGCACCGGGGCATGGCCGGCGGATCAGACAATGGAGACGGCGTTACGAGATAGCGCCGAATGA